A segment of the Streptomyces sp. Tu 2975 genome:
ACGTCGGGATGCAGGGCGTTCTCCGCCCAGTTGGTGGGCTCGCCGCTGTCGCCGTCGCACCGCAGTCTCCGGTACACCACGACCTCGGCGGCCCCGGGGAAGTACTCGGCGAGTTCGACCGGCACCGGCTCGGGGCCGTGGCCGAGGACCGTGGTGCGTTCGCCGGACTGCTGGGCGACGATCGCGTCGATCGAGCCCAGTAGCCGGCGGGGCGCGCCCCGGCGTGCCCCCGGTTCGATGAAGGTGCCGCGCCGCCGGTGGCGGCTGATCAGGCCCTCCTCCTCCAGCTCCTTGAGCGCCTGGCGCATGGTCAGCACGCTCACGCCGTAGTGCTGGGCGAGTTGTTCCTCTGTGGGCAGCCGGAGCGACGCCTCTGGCGTTCGGCCCAGTATCGAGGCGCGCAGGGACTGCGAGACCTGGTACCACAGCGGCAGCTTGCGGTTCAGGACCAGCGAGTCGGGGGCGAAGGAGGTCACGGCATCTCCGTACTACGACGAACTACGACCTGAAGTGGCGCTGAAGACCCTGCCACACGTCGTCGTAGCCCATCTGCAGATGGTCGGCGTTCGCCGCCTGGGCGGTGGCGGTCACCGGCCAGCGGGTCTCGAACATGAAGGCAAGCCCGTCGTCGATCTTCTGCGGCTTCAGCTCGGCCGCGCTCGCCCGGTCGAAGGTCTCCCGGTCGGGGCCGTGCGCCGACATCATGTTGTGCAGGGAGCCGCCGCCGGGGACGAACCCTTCGGCCTTGGCGTCGTAGGCGCCTTCGATCAGCCCCATGTACTCGCTCATCACGTTGCGGTGGAAGTACGGCGGGCGGAAGGTGTCCTCGCCGACCAGCCAGCGCGGTGCGAAGACGACGAAGTCCACACCGGCGAGACCCGGGGTGTCGGAGGGCGAGGTCAGCACCGTGAAGATCGACGGGTCGGGGTGGTCGTACGAGATCGTCCCGATGACGTTGAAGCGGTGCAGGTCGTAGACGTACGGGACATGGGTGCCGTGCCAGGCGACCACGTCGAGGGGGGAGTGGTCGTAGGTCGCCGCCCACAGGTTCCCGCAGAACTTGTTGACCACCTCGACCGGCTGCTCGACGTCCTCGTAGGCGGCGACAGGGGCCAGGAAGTCGCGTGCGTTGGCCAGGCCGTTCGCGCCGATCGGGCCGAGCTCGGGGAGTTCGAAGGGCTGCCCGTAGTTCTCGCAGACGTAGCCGCGGGCGGTGGCGTCCAGAAGCTCGACCCGGAAGCGGACGCCGCGGGGGACGAGCGCGACCTCCCCGGGCCGGGCGGGCAGCAGCCCGAACTCGGTCACCAGCAGCAGCCCGCCGCTCTCGGGGACGATCAGCAGCTCGCCGTCCGCGTTGCTGAACACCCGGTCCGTCATGGACGTATCGGCGTGGTAGAGGTGCACGGCCATGCCGGTGCGCTGCGTCACGTCGCCGTTGCCGCCGAGTGTCCACAGCCCGGCCAGCCAGTCGGTGCCGGGGGCCGGTTCGGGCAGCGGGTTCCAGCGCAGCCGGTTCGGGTCGGGCACGGTCTCGGTGAAGGGAGCGGTGCGGATGCGGCCGTTGTCGACGCGGACGAAGGGAGGGTGCGCGGCAGACGGGCGGATGCGGTACAGCCAGGACCGGCGGTTGTGCGCGCGGGGCTCGGTGAAGGCCGAGCCGCTGAGCTGTTCCGCGTAGAGGCCGAGGGGGGCGCGCTGGGGGGAGTTGCGCCCGTGCGGAAGGGCGCCCGGCTCCGCCTCCGAGCTGTGCTCGTTGCCGAAGCCGGGGGAGAACGACGCCTCCGTCAACCCCTCGACAATCTTCCGCGCCTGTCCGGTGCCACTCATCGCCCGCTCCTGGTGCTGAAGGATTCCTCAATCCATTCCTATGGACAACCGTAGGATTGCACCTCCGCCCCGTCAACGGCAATGGACCGGCATGATGGCCGCGTGTCCCAGCCACCACTGCGCCGCCGTCCGGTCCAGCGGCGAAGCGCCGACCGGCTCGCCCGCATCCTCGACGCGTGCGCCGCGCTGCTGGACGAGAGCGGCTACGAGCAGCTGTCGACCCGGGCGGTCGCGGAGCGGGCGGGAGTGCCCATCGGGTCGGTCTACCGCTTCTTCGGCAACAAGCGCGCGCTGGTCGTCGCGCTCGGCCACCGCAATCTCGACGCCTACGCCGACCGTGTCACCCGGCGGCTCGCCGCACGCTCCGGCGAGGACTGGAGCGCCGCGATCGATGTGATGCTCGACGAGTACCTGGCGATGAAGCGCACCTGCCCCGGCTTCACCCTCGTCGACTTCGGCGCGCAGTTGCCGGTCGGCGCGCCGGTGGAGGGGGTGCACCGCGAGGTCGCCGACCGGCTCGGCGAGCTGCTGGCCTCGCATCTGGGGCGTGAGTCCGGCACGGAGCTGCGCAGGGCGGTACTGGTGTGCGTGGAGGCGGCGGACGCGCTGCTGCAGCTGGCGTTCCGGTCGAGGGCCGGGGGTGACGAGGCGATCATCGCGGAGGCCCGGCGGTTGCTACGCGCCTACCTCTCCCAGGTACTGGGGGCCTCCGGATCGCGGGAAAACCGGGCGTGAAAGACCCTCCCGCACATGCATACCGGTCGGTATGCTCGGTTCGGCGTCCCTGCCGCCGTCCACGCCGTCGCCGCCCACGCCCGTCCGGGGAGGACCCGTGTCCCGCACCGCTCCAGCCGTATCCACCACCACCGCCCCGGAGGAGCCCGCCCGCACCGCACTCCGGGTCTGCCCGCTGTGCGAAGCCACCTGCGGGCTCACCCTCACCATCGAGGGCAGCCGCGTCACCCGCGCCCGCGGCGACCGCGACGACATCTTCAGCCGGGGTTTCATCTGCCCGAAGGGCGCCTCCTTCGGTGAGCTCGACGCCGACCCGGACCGGCTGCGCACCCCCCTGATCCGGGAGAACGGAGAACTGCGCGACGCCACCTGGCAGGAGGCCTTCGACCTGATCGCCGCCCGGATCAGGCCGCTGATCGAGGAGCACGGACCGAACGCCGTGGGAGTCGTCCTCGGCAACCCGAACGTCCACACCATGGCCGGCGGCCTCTACCCGCCCGTCCTGCTCTCCGCGCTGGGCACCCGCAACGTCTACTCCGCCTCGACGCTCGACCAGATGCCCAAGCACGTCTCCAGCGGACTGCTCTTCGGCAGCGCCACGGCGATCCCCGTGCCCGACCTGGACCGCACGGACCACCTGCTGCTGCTGGGCGCCAACCCGCTGGAGTCCAACGGCAGCCTGTGCACCGCGCCCGACTTCCCCGGCAAGCTCAAGGCACTCCGCCGCCGCGGCGGGACCCTGACCGTCGTCGACCCGCGCCGCACCCGCACCGCCCAGCTCGCCGACCGGCACGTCGCGATCCGGCCCGGCACCGACGCGCTGCTGCTCGCCGCCCTCACCCAGGTGCTGTTCGAGGAAGGGCTCACCGACCTCGGCGCGCTCGCCGACCATGTCGAGGGGGTGGCCGAAGTGGAGGCCGCCGTCAAGGACTTCACGCCGGAGGCCGTGGCGGAAGCCTGCGACATGGACGCCGAGGAGATCCGGACGATGGCCCGCGAGCTCGCGGGCGCGCCCACCGCGGCCGTCTACGGGCGCATCGGCAGCTGCACCGTCGAACACGGCACCCTCGCCAGCTGGCTCGTCGACGTCCTCAACGTGCTGACCGGCAACCTCGACAGGCCGGGCGGCGCCCTCTTCCCGCTGTCCGCCACCGAACGCGCCCCGCGCCCGGCCGCGCCCGGCAAGGGGTTCTCCCTGGGGCGCTGGAGCAGCCGGGTGAGCGGCCACCCGGAGGCCAAGGGTGAACTGCCCGTCGCCGCCCTCGCGGAGGAGATCGAGACGCCGGGCGAAGGGCAGATCCGTGCCCTGATCGTGATCGCGGCCAACCCGGTGCTCTCCGCACCCGACGGGGACCGCCTCGACCGGGCACTGTCGGGCCTCGGCCTGATGGTGAGCATCGACCCCTACCTCAACGAGACGTCACGCCACGCCGACGTGGTGCTGCCCCCGCCCCCGCCCTCCCGCAGTGCGCACTTCGACTTCGCCTTCAACGCGCTCGCCGTCAGCAACCAGGCACGCTTCAGCCCCGCCGCCGTACCGCTCGAGGAGGGGCTGATGGACGAGTGCGAGATCCACGCGCGCCTGATCCTCGCAGTCTCCGGCATGCACGGCGCAGAACCGTCCGCCGTCGACGACATGGTCATC
Coding sequences within it:
- a CDS encoding molybdopterin oxidoreductase family protein, with the translated sequence MSRTAPAVSTTTAPEEPARTALRVCPLCEATCGLTLTIEGSRVTRARGDRDDIFSRGFICPKGASFGELDADPDRLRTPLIRENGELRDATWQEAFDLIAARIRPLIEEHGPNAVGVVLGNPNVHTMAGGLYPPVLLSALGTRNVYSASTLDQMPKHVSSGLLFGSATAIPVPDLDRTDHLLLLGANPLESNGSLCTAPDFPGKLKALRRRGGTLTVVDPRRTRTAQLADRHVAIRPGTDALLLAALTQVLFEEGLTDLGALADHVEGVAEVEAAVKDFTPEAVAEACDMDAEEIRTMARELAGAPTAAVYGRIGSCTVEHGTLASWLVDVLNVLTGNLDRPGGALFPLSATERAPRPAAPGKGFSLGRWSSRVSGHPEAKGELPVAALAEEIETPGEGQIRALIVIAANPVLSAPDGDRLDRALSGLGLMVSIDPYLNETSRHADVVLPPPPPSRSAHFDFAFNALAVSNQARFSPAAVPLEEGLMDECEIHARLILAVSGMHGAEPSAVDDMVINSTLGKAVTDPASPVHGRAAEDVAAELTGRTGAERRLDMMLRLGAYDLTLDMLLEAPHGVDLGPLRPRVPQILRTRSGRVELLPGPITDDLPRLRTALATRPEGLVLVGRRHLRSNNSWLHNVPALNGGSNRCTLHMHPDDAARLGLEDGATASVTGDGGSVEAPVEITDSVRPGVVSLPHGWGHDRPGIRMTVAAGRPGVNVNQLLDGSRLDPLSGTAVLNAIPVDVASSR
- a CDS encoding TetR/AcrR family transcriptional regulator, whose amino-acid sequence is MDRHDGRVSQPPLRRRPVQRRSADRLARILDACAALLDESGYEQLSTRAVAERAGVPIGSVYRFFGNKRALVVALGHRNLDAYADRVTRRLAARSGEDWSAAIDVMLDEYLAMKRTCPGFTLVDFGAQLPVGAPVEGVHREVADRLGELLASHLGRESGTELRRAVLVCVEAADALLQLAFRSRAGGDEAIIAEARRLLRAYLSQVLGASGSRENRA
- the hmgA gene encoding homogentisate 1,2-dioxygenase, with the protein product MSGTGQARKIVEGLTEASFSPGFGNEHSSEAEPGALPHGRNSPQRAPLGLYAEQLSGSAFTEPRAHNRRSWLYRIRPSAAHPPFVRVDNGRIRTAPFTETVPDPNRLRWNPLPEPAPGTDWLAGLWTLGGNGDVTQRTGMAVHLYHADTSMTDRVFSNADGELLIVPESGGLLLVTEFGLLPARPGEVALVPRGVRFRVELLDATARGYVCENYGQPFELPELGPIGANGLANARDFLAPVAAYEDVEQPVEVVNKFCGNLWAATYDHSPLDVVAWHGTHVPYVYDLHRFNVIGTISYDHPDPSIFTVLTSPSDTPGLAGVDFVVFAPRWLVGEDTFRPPYFHRNVMSEYMGLIEGAYDAKAEGFVPGGGSLHNMMSAHGPDRETFDRASAAELKPQKIDDGLAFMFETRWPVTATAQAANADHLQMGYDDVWQGLQRHFRS
- a CDS encoding GntR family transcriptional regulator, which codes for MTSFAPDSLVLNRKLPLWYQVSQSLRASILGRTPEASLRLPTEEQLAQHYGVSVLTMRQALKELEEEGLISRHRRRGTFIEPGARRGAPRRLLGSIDAIVAQQSGERTTVLGHGPEPVPVELAEYFPGAAEVVVYRRLRCDGDSGEPTNWAENALHPDVAAGLDIADLERWPMTKVLRDALGVRISRITDTVEARLADPRTAELLRVPLLSPILHYTGVTYDDTGRVVDVARIRYRGDRFSFSVTVDAAD